One Lepisosteus oculatus isolate fLepOcu1 chromosome 13, fLepOcu1.hap2, whole genome shotgun sequence genomic region harbors:
- the mecom gene encoding histone-lysine N-methyltransferase MECOM isoform X13, with protein sequence MKAEDYSCQTMAPDIHEERQYRCEDCDQQFESKTELLDHQKFPCSTPHSAFSMVDEGLQHKSGSERDLHDLHDLHHPHNPQECKECDQVFPDAQSLERHILTHSEEREYKCDQCPKAFNWKSNLIRHQMSHDSGKHYECENCSKQVFTDPSNLQRHIRSQHVGARAHACPDCGKTFATSSGLKQHKHIHSSVKPFICKSLRPFICEVCHKSYTQFSNLCRHKRMHADCRTQIKCKDCGQMFSTTSSLNKHRRFCEGKNHFAAGGLFGQGISLPGTPALDKATVGNISHGSPALADYFGANRHHSGLTFPAAPGFPFSFPSLFPSGLYPRPPLIASSPVKGPQGTDQGKSPLLTPPQVVTGAPDILQSLSKLSPRNETRGAVHQTEISSKERPLGKMSDQSESSDLDDVSTPSGSDLETTSGSDLESDLDSDKEKNKENGKAPVGKKSSLPNTASVNSSKKEFPNHSLFPPALDEQTAVSGAVNDSIKAIASIAEKYFGSTGLVGLQDKKVGALPYPSMFPLPFFPAFSQPMYPFPERDLRSLPLKMEPQSPNCESKKGQSRNSESPFDLTTKRKEEKPAPFTSSKAGASQLANQDQPLDLSMGSSRRAITAKVEETRKNHVFGEEQAADIDQSKAPDSSLQHARPTPFFMDPIYSRVEKRKMNDPFEALKDKYMRPAPGFLFHPQFRLPDQRTWMSAIENMAEKLETYNSLKPEASDLIRSVPSMFDFRAPPNALPESLLRKGKERYTCRYCGKIFPRSANLTRHLRTHTGEQPYRCKYCDRSFSISSNLQRHIRNIHNKEKPFKCHLCDRCFGQQTNLDRHLKKHENGNLSGTAMSSPQSELDSSSAILDDKEDSYFNEIRNFIGNTSQNHRSPGHSEEGLNGSQFEEEKGPLPSQESRDLEEEEVEDDLGVEEEEEEEQSDTAGKSGDEPLPGNMDDDIIHDDIDFEGPNDLALNCKTSPRRYKEEEEEEDKSGFSALDHIRHFTDMRKMEENEYNDAEIAAFSAAHLPEAIKQPLYRKSKSQAYAMMLSLADKDALHPPTHTPANMWHSMARAAAESSALQSLSHV encoded by the exons ATGAAGGCAGAGGATTATTCATGTCAGACAATGGCACCAGATATACACG AGGAGCGGCAGTACCGGTGCGAGGACTGTGACCAGCAATTCGAGTCGAAAACCGAGCTCTTGGACCACCAGAAGTTCCCCTGCAGCACGCCTCACTCTGCCTTCTCCATGGTGGACGAGGGCCTCCAGCACAAATCGGGCAGCGAGCGCGACCTCCACGACCTGCACGATCTCCACCATCCACACAATCCCCAGGAGTGCAAGGAGTGTGACCAAGTGTTTCCAGATGCCCAGAG TTTGGAGAGGCACATTCTGACCCACTCCGAGGAACGTGAATACAAGTGTGACCAGTGCCCCAAAGCTTTCAACTGGAAGTCCAATCTGATCCGCCATCAGATGTCACATGACAGCGGGAAGCACTATGAGTGTGAAAACTGCTCAAAG CAGGTGTTCACAGACCCCAGTAACCTGCAGAGACACATTCGCTCTCAGCACGTAGGGGCTCGAGCACATGCTTGCCCGGACTGCGGGAAGACATTTGCCACGTCTTCTGGGCTGAAGCAGCACAAGCATATCCACAGTAGTGTCAAACCCTTCATATGTAAGTCTCTAAGACCCTTCATAT GTGAAGTGTGCCACAAGTCCTACACTCAGTTCTCAAACCTTTGCCGCCACAAGCGAATGCATGCTGACTGCAGAACTCAGATCAAATGCAAAGACTGCGGACAGATGTTCAGTACCACCTCGTCTCTGAACAAGCACAGGCGGTTCTGCGAAGGGAAGAACCATTTTGCTGCTGGGGGATTATTTGGTCAAGGCATTTCTCTTCCGGGTACACCAGCGCTCGACAAAGCCACCGTGGGTAACATCAGCCATGGCAGCCCGGCTCTGGCTGACTACTTTGGGGCCAACAGGCATCACAGTGGGTTGACCTTTCCGGCAGCCCCTGGTTTTCCCTTCAGCTTCCCCAGTCTGTTTCCTTCTGGACTTTATCCCAGGCCACCACTGATTGCTAGCTCTCCAGTGAAAGGGCCTCAAGGTACAGATCAGGGCAAGAGCCCTCTTCTGACACCCCCACAGGTGGTGACAGGTGCCCCAGACATACTCCAGTCCTTGAGCAAACTGTCACCCCGCAATGAGACCAGAGGGGCGGTGCATCAGACTGAGATCTCCTCCAAGGAGAGGCCCCTCGGTAAAATGAGTGACCAATCTGAGAGCAGCGATCTGGACGATGTCAGCACCCCCAGCGGGAGTGACCTGGAGACCACATCTGGCTCGGATCTGGAGAGCGACCTGGATAGtgacaaagagaaaaacaaggaGAATGGCAAAGCTCCAGTGGGGAAGAAGAGCAGTCTTCCGAACACAGCCTCCGTGAACAGCAGTAAGAAGGAATTCCCCAACCACTCCCTCTTCCCCCCTGCCCTTGACGAGCAAACCGCTGTCTCTGGGGCCGTCAACGATTCCATTAAGGCGATTGCGTCCATCGCTGAAAAATACTTTGGCTCCACCGGACTTGTTGGGCTGCAGGACAAAAAAGTAGGGGCTTTGCCCTATCCTTCAATGTTCCCCCTCCCATTTTTTCCAGCCTTCTCTCAACCAATGTATCCTTTCCCCGAAAGAGATTTGAGATCCCTTCCCCTAAAAATGGAGCCACAATCTCCGAACTGCGAGTCCAAAAAGGGCCAGAGCAGGAACTCTGAGTCGCCCTTTGACCTCACTACCAAGCGCAAGGAGGAGAAGCCAGCGCCCTTCACTAGCTCAAAGGCAGGGGCTTCTCAGTTAGCGAACCAAGACCAGCCCTTGGACTTGAGCATGGGCAGCAGTCGGCGGGCAATCACAGCTAAAGTCGAGGAGACCAGAAAAAATCACGTGTTTGGCGAGGAGCAAGCCGCTGATATCGATCAGTCCAAAGCTCCTGATTCCTCACTGCAACACGCCAGGCCAACCCCTTTCTTCATGGATCCCATTTATAG CAGGGTtgagaaaaggaaaatgaaCGATCCGTTTGAAGCTCTGAAGGACAAGTACATGAGACCGGCCCCAGGCTTCCTCTTTCACCCCCAG TTTCGTTTGCCCGATCAGAGAACATGG ATGTCAGCTATTGAAAACATGGCAGAGAAACTGGAGACTTATAACTCCCTAAAACCAGAAGCCAGTGATCTCATACGGTCTGTCCCATCCATGTTTGACTTCAGGGCTCCTCCAAACGCTCTTCCTGAGAGCCTTCTACGAAAGGGCAAGGAGCGCTATACCTGCAG GTactgtggaaaaatatttccacGATCTGCAAACCTAACTCGCCACTTGAGAACTCACACAGGAGAGCAACCTTACAG GTGTAAATACTGCGACCGTTCCTTCAGCATCTCCTCCAACCTACAACGGCACATCCGTAACATCCACAACAAGGAAAAGCCCTTCAAGTGCCACCTGTGTGACCGGTGCTTCGGTCAGCAGACCAACCTGGACAGGCATCTGAAGAAGCACGAGAATGGCAACTTGTCAG GTACTGCCATGTCCTCACCTCAGTCAGAACTGGACAGCAGCAGCGCTATACTGGATGACAAAGAGGACTCTTACTTCAACGAGATACGGAACTTCATCGGCAATACGAGCCAGAACCACCGTTCCCCCGGCCATTCAGAAGAAGG ACTTAATGGAAGCCAGTTTGAAGAGGAGAAGGGGCCGCTGCCCAGTCAGGAGTCCCGTGacctggaggaggaggaagtaGAGGACGACCTTGgggtggaagaggaggaggaggaagagcagAGCGACACTGCAGGCAAATCTGGGGACGAGCCACTGCCAGGCAACATGGACGATGACATCATCCATGATGACATTGACTTTGAGGGACCCAATGACCTGGCACTGAACTGCAAGACATCCCCTAGAAG GTataaagaggaggaggaggaggaagacaaAAGTGGGTTTTCTGCTCTGGACCACATCAGGCACTTCACAGACATGCGCAAGATGGAAGAGAACGAGTACAACGATGCTGAAATCGCAGCTTTCAGTGCCGCCCACCTGCCAGAAGCCATCAAACAGCCACTGTACAGGAAGTCGAAATCACAG GCGTACGCCATGATGCTGTCACTGGCAGACAAGGATGCCCTGCACCCCCCCACTCACACTCCCGCCAACATGTGGCACAGCATGGCCAGGGCTGCGGCCGAGTCCAGCGCCCTCCAGTCCCTCAGCCACGTATGA